The Procambarus clarkii isolate CNS0578487 chromosome 64, FALCON_Pclarkii_2.0, whole genome shotgun sequence genome includes a window with the following:
- the LOC138354770 gene encoding uncharacterized protein translates to MRDTTGEYRRDITVTSKREIQQESTGEIQQERYNRRDTTGEYKRNTTGEYRRYATGEYRRDTTGEYKRNTTGEYRRDITGENRRDTTEENRTGEIQQEGSGEIQQERPGEIQQERYNRREQNRRDTTGGFRRDTTGASRRDTTGEIQQERTREIQQERTGEIQRERTGEIQQERTGEIQQERTGEIQQERTGEIQQEETGEIQQEST, encoded by the coding sequence ATGAGAGATACAACAGGAGAGTACAGGAGAGATATAACAGTAACGTCCAAGAGAGAGATACAACAGGAGAGTACAGGAGAGATACAACAGGAGAGATACAACAGGAGAGATACAACAGGAGAGTACAAAAGAAATACAACAGGAGAGTACAGGAGATATGCAACAGGAGAGTACAGGAGAGATACAACAGGAGAGTACAAAAGAAATACAACAGGAGAGTACAGGAGAGATATAACAGGAGAGAACAGGAGAGATACAACAGAAGAGAACAGAACAGGAGAGATACAACAGGAGGGTTCAGGAGAGATACAACAGGAGCGTCCAGGAGAGATACAACAGGAGAGATACAACAGAAGAGAACAGAACAGGAGAGATACAACAGGAGGGTTCAGGAGAGATACAACAGGAGCGTCCAGGAGAGATACAACAGGAGAGATACAACAGGAGCGAACAAGAGAGATACAACAGGAGCGTACAGGAGAGATACAACGGGAGCGAACAGGAGAGATACAACAGGAGCGTACAGGAGAGATACAACAGGAGCGTACAGGAGAGATACAACAGGAGCGTACAGGAGAGATACaacaggaggaaacaggagagATACAACAGGAGAGTACATAA